CTCCCATGGTGTTGATGCCGTAGGAGGGCCAATAGACCTGGCCGGCATTATTCTTGGCCAGTACAAGGTCGGCGGCGATGCTTGCCAGGCATGAATCCGCCCGCAGGGGAGCGCTCCGGACATAACCCACCATGTTCCACCCCTGGACCAATGAAATGGGGGATGCGCCCGGCAAAAGCTCGGCGCCGGTCACCGGCAACGTGTCGGCCGAGCGCATGTAGAGTTGGTAGCCGTCCCGGGAGTTCCAGTTTCCGATGGCATTGATGCCGTACGCCGGCCAGTAGACCTGGCCTGCGCCGTTTTTCAAGAGGACCATATTCGCTTTGATGGCCGCGCACATTGAGTCGAGGTTAAGGCTGGGGGGCTGTATGAAGCTCGAAATCATATTCCACCCCTGCGCGACTGTTATTCGCTGGGTCACCACCCCGGCAATCGTCGTGAAGCTCCAGGGTGCGCCCGTCGCGGCCGTGCTTCCGCCGGCATTCCTCGCCGTCACGCTCCAGTAGTACGTTGTCCCGTTCGCAGGGACTCTGTAGACATAGGATGTGACGGCCTGATTCGAGCTGACAACGGTCGCCGGGGGATTGTTTTGATCCAAATACACGTCGTACCTGGCGTCGACGGAGGAGCTTTGCCAGACGAACGTGCCGGTCAGGCTCTGGTTTGTGGCTCCGTTCGAGGGAGAAGACAAGCTGAAGGCTGACGGGCCGGAAACGACGGTTGTAAAGCTCCGGACGCTCGACCATGCGCTGACCCCGCCGGCGTTCTTCGCGCTCACGCGCCAGTAATACGTGGTCCCGTTCGCGAGGCTCGTCACCTGCCGTGATGTCCCCGTCACGGTCGAATCATCAAGGAGAAGCGATTGGAACGCGGCGCCCGACGACACCTGCACGCGATAGCTTGCCGCTCCGGATGAGGAGTTCCAGGAGAGTGTCAATGTCGTGGCCTGTCCGGTCGCCCCGTTCGCCGGCAGTGAGAGTACCGGTGCCGCCGGTGCCGCTACGATCGTCGTGAAGCTCCAGACGCTCGACCATGCGCTTGTCCCGCCCGCGTTTGACGAGTTGACCCGCCAGTAATACGCCGCGCCGTTCTGGAGGCCCTGAACAGGCAGGCTGGTGCCGGTGATCCCGGAGTCGTCCACCGCCGGGAATTTAAACGTCGATGTGGTAGATGCCTGGAGGTGATAGGAAGTCGCTCCCGCGGACGTGGCCCACGAACATGTGAGACTCGTCGATACGCCGGTGGCCCCGTCGGTTGGGCTCAAGAGAACCGGCGGAGGCGGAGCCGTTGCAACCGTGGTGAATCGCCAGGCCGAAGACCACTCTCCCGCCAGAATCAATGTGAGCGATCTGACCTTCCAGTAGTATGTAGTCGCATTCAGCAAACCCGGGACCGACGTCGAGTTCCCGGGAATCGTGGAGTCTTCGTACACGACCGCTGTGAAAAGAGAGTCGAGCGAAACCTGGAGATTGTACGTCGTGGTGCCGAGTACCGTGGTCCACCTGAGGATCGGCGAGGTCGGCTGGTTGATTGCATTGTTGGAGGGGGACAGGAGCGTCGGCGCCGGGAGAATCTGCGCTCCCGCGAATTCGCAGGTCCCCGCCATTAACAGGACGAGGGCGTAGGAGCGTTTCATACTTCCTCCACGGCGAGTATAGTTTCCGGCCGGGACACCGCCGCTCCCACCTTCTGTTTCTCCGGTTCATGAACTTTCAATTCTTCCAACCGGATCCGGGATTGCCGGACGACGATCCCGCGCAGGCGGGCCGAGCCTTCGAGCCGCTTCAGAATCGCGGGCTTGATGCTCCGGCTGGCAATCAGGAGTTGATCGATCCTCGTTTTGCGAAGGAGGCTGCCGAGTTTCCAATGCCCCCCGAAGACCGGGTAGCCGTTCACGGTCTTTCCTTCCAATTCGGGGTCATCGTCGAGAAAGCCGACGGGGACCAGTCCAGGAGTCTGGTCGTTCAGAATCTTCTGAAGGATGAGGACCCCGTCTGTGCCGGCTCCGTAAATCAGCACGCGTTTGCCCCGGGTCTCCTCGCGGCGCGACAAGTACTTGAGAACAGGGAACGAAACCCTTGTCCCCGCGACCATCGAGAAGAGGAAGTAGAAATCAAGGATGAAGCCGGTGAACCCCAGGCCGGCCGCGCGGGGGGAGAGCGCCGTCGACAGGATCCAGGTCAATCCCACGGCCGCGGCCACCGCCTTGAGGACCTTGAGAAGGTCTCCGACGCCGAAGAGGCGCATGGTTTCCCGGTAGAGGCCGCAGAGGTAGAACAGGGCCAGCTGCACGAGCCCGAACGCCCCCAGGGAAAGGAGCCCGTCCCCGGAAAAGCACTCCGCCCCGCGGCCCGTCAACGCGAGCGACGCCCAGTACGAGAGGAGGGTGAAGAGAATATCGAGTATGCCGAGGAACGCCGGCCGGTGCAGGAGCGGCGACTCGTAGATCGGGAGGAGCGCGCCGTTGCGAAGAATGGCCATCTCGCGGTATTTCAGCTTTTGGACTCCCACGATCGACCCCGCGGCGATGCCCAGGACGATCAGCGAGTTCGCGGCGCTATTGCTGATCTGGAGCGCGAAGGCGGCGGCCCCGAAGGCGCAGGAGACGCCATACATCACGATCACCGCGCGGCGATGCGGCAGCCCCTGGGAGATAAGCCGGTGATGGATATGCCGTTTATCGGGAGTTACCACCGCATGCAGCTTTCGAAGGAGAGGGCCGGAGCCGGAGGCGAACGGGGGGAGAGAGCTGAGAATCCTCCGGATCGTGGAGACCAGCGTGTCCATGATCGGCAACCCCAGAGCGAGGATCGGGATGAGAATCGTAAATGCGGTCGATCCCTTCGTCGAGCTCTGGATCGAGAGGAGCGCGAGGGCGAATCCGATGAGGAGGCTCCCGGAGTCGCCGAGAAAGACGCGCGCCGGGTTGAAATTATATCGCAGGAAACCGGCCAGAGCCCCGGCCAGGCAAATTGAAATGACCGCGATCGCATAGTGGTGCGAGAGAACGGAGATGGCGCAGATCGCCACCGCAGAGATCGCCGCGATTCCCGACGCCAACCCGTCCAGCCCGTCGATGAGGTTAAAGGCGTTCGTCACGCCGACAATCCAGAGGACGGTCACGGGATAGTCGAGAAACCCCAGCTCGAAGAGATTCGAGCCAAGAAGATTGGTGAGCGCCGGAATATGGAACCCCGCGAGATAGACGATCGTCGCGGCCAGCACCTGCGCCGCAAACTTGTGCCCGGGGTTCAGCGGCCGGATGTCGTCCCAGATCCCGGTTCCGAGAATCAGGAGAAACGAGCCCGCGAGCAGGAGGACCTGTTGCGGGTCGAAGCGTGAAATCGAATGGAGCATCGGCACGAGCGGATAGAGCGCGAGCAGAGAGAGAAGCAGGCTGGCATAGATCGCCACACCCCCCAGCCTCGGCATCGGTTGGAGATGGATCTTCCGCTCGCCCGGCGGATCGATCGCCCCGATCCGGTGCGCGATCGTTATGACAATCGGGGTGATCAGGAGCGACAGAACCATGGGGAGGCCGAAACTCAGAACGATATCGAAGAGGGTTGGCATAATCAGGCTTCTCCTCGGAAATTACAATTCCACCGAGAGCGAAACTTCATGAAATTCCTCGTTGCTGCCGTTCGGTGAGACGGCATAATCGACCTCGAATCCCTCTGCGCAGACGCCGAAGCCGCATCGCGCAAGGGCGCCGGATGATCCGGTCACATAGCCGATGCGGGCGGCGATGAACCGGACGGGGTAGAATTCCACCCCCAGATGGTACCATGTCCCTCCTTCGCCGAGAAACTTCGTGTTCTCGAGCGCGAGGACAAACACACGCTCCCTTTTGGAAGCGGGGAACTGCATCACCGCCCCCACCTTGAGGATCCGGGGAAGCTCCTGCGACTCAATCCGTACTCCGGTTGTCCCGCGGACAACGGCGATGTCCGTGCCCGTGGAGTAGCTGATCCCGTAGCTGGTGCCGGGATCGGGATAGTAGACTCCCCCTATCGAGAAGGACCGCGACCGGAGCTGAGAAAGCCCGCCCTGGGCGTTCTCGAATCCGAACCTGCCGCCGAGACTCAGCATCGGGATGATTTCCCTGGCGTAGGCCAGATCGATGCCGTACTCCGAGTAGGGGTACTCGCCGGGGTTCGGCCTGTTCCCCGGGCCGAGATGATCGACGGAGACTCCGATTCCGAATGTGTTGTACCGGGCAGGGGAATAACGGGCCGCAATCCTCTCGCTCATCCAGGGAAACCTGATTTCCTGGTGGTGCGTCGCCGCGATCGAAATGTTATCGAGGAACGAGAGCGAGGCCGGGTTTCCGTAGAGGCCGCTCGCATCGAAGACCTCCGCGGCCGAGACGTCTCCCAGAGCCGCGTACCTCCCGGATAACCGGGGACGGAACCCGACGGAGTCCTGAGGGAGCGCAAGAATTGGCATCATGACCATCATTCCCAACATAATCAGCAGCAGACCGCCCGATCGCGTGGCGCAGATGCTCTCCGGTGTCATCAGGGTTCTCAATGGACCACCGTGAAGAATCCGAAGATGAGCACGGCATCGCGCAGGAAATCGGAAAACTCCCTGATGACATTTTCATTCTTCGGGACGAAGACCGTATCCCCCGGCCTCACTTTCGGAAGGCGGTCGACGGTCCCGTTTTCAAGCGCAGCCCCCAGGTCCACTTCAATGGGGTCTTCGCTCTTCCCCGAACGGATGATCTTGACGTGGTGAAGATCGGATTCGGGCGTCGAGCCCCCCGCGCTTGAGAGCACCTCCACGACGGAGGCCTCCGACATGAGCGGAAAATTGTCCTGCCGGGTGACGGCTCCGATGACCGTCACCCTCTGGTTGTTGAGGCTCACCACCGAGACGATTATTCTTGCGTCTCCCTTGACATATTCACTCAACCGTTGCTTGATAAGCTTCTGAAACTCCTCCTTCGTCATGCCCGCAACCGCGAGTTCGCCGACGAGAGGCACGATGATTATGCCGCCCTCCCGAACGACCGTTTTCGTGCCGAATTCGGGATACCCCCACACTGTCACTTCAATCGAGTCGCCCCGTTTGATGGCGTATCCCACCGATTGCGTATCCAATGGCAAGGTTCCGGCCCCCGACCGGGAGTAGGTTCGAAGGCCGTCCTGAACGTTGCTACTCTGCGAATTGCAGCCGAAACAGAGCATACCCGCCAAAAGCAGGGAGGCGATGTGCAATAGTTGCATAGCGTCCCGCCGCCGGCTGATGAATAATTGCATAGAAGGATCCCCCGATCTGAGGATTAAGGCCCCGCGAATCGCAGCCCCATCTCCGCCCGGTCGCAGGCGAACAGGCTGCAACGGGTTTCTCGGGCGCGAGCGTGGATGATTTGGTCCGTTCATCGGAGGGGGAGGGGACAAGAACCGTACCAATTCCGGCAGGACTTCCGCGCGCCCCGCCCGGTGCGCTCCGGAGCGCCTCCGGGGGAGGGGGAATGGACGGGGCCGCGCAGTTTGTGCGGGAAGCGCAGGGTCCTCCGGACCGAAGCGCAACAAATCTTGCGCATCGGTATCGCATGACGCCTGAAGAGTCATGCTTCCCACTCTTATAATAGGCCCGGTTGGGGCTGGAATGGGGGAGGGTTTGGTATGGGAATTGCTCGATTCTCCCTTGCCTGCCGCGGCAGGAAGACTGAATCTCAAGAACAAATGAGGTCAAACGTGATCACTTCTCAATTTTCGATCCGGGATATAAAGAATCTCCTCCGGCGGAGGAGAAAACTGGTGAAGCTCTCGTTTGGCCTGATCTTCATCATCAGTTCGATCGGGGCGTTCGTTCTTCCGAGAAGGTTTGAATCTTCCATAACGATTCTGGTCCAGAGGGACGAAACGCTGAATCCGTTGATCAGCTATGAGATGGCCGTGGCGATGACATCCGAAGACCGGCTCCGGACGTTCAACGAGATCATTTACAGCAGGCCGAGCATGGAGTCGCTCATCGACACGATCGGGTTGCGGCCGCAGATCCGTTCGACCGCGCAGGAAGAGGACCTCATCCGCGACCTGCGCAAGAACGTGAAGACCGAGCGGAAGGGAGACTCCTTCTCGCTGACCTATACCGATGTCTTCCCCCAGCGGGCGCGGCTCGCGGTCTCCGCGCTCTCGAACTATTTTATCACCACCCGGCTCCAGGTGGAGCGTCAACGGGATGAGCAAACGGTGGAATTTTTCGAAAAAAAGCTGGAGGAGCTGCGATTGAAATACGAGCAGAACCAGAAGCAGATGGTCTCCCTCCTGCGCGAGCGGATCCAGGAACTGCCGAAGGAAAACCGCACACTCTATACCCAGATGGAGGACATCGACAAGCAGATCGGTGAAATCGACGGGAGAGTCCAGGGCTACCAGCACGATCTCGCCCTCCTCCGCTCGTTCCCGGGAGCGTTTCAGTCCGAGGAGGGAAAGCAGGCGCTCGACGAACTCCAGCGGTCCGACATCCCCTTTTCCGGCGAGCTCAGGACCCTCTACTCGAAGTACGATGAGTTGTCCCGCAAGTACACCTCCAAATATCCGGAGGTTGAAAAGCTCCAGGCCCAGCTGCTCGATCTTCTCGAACGGATGCGCAAGGGGGTGGAAACGGAGATGGCGAAGCAGCAGAACGACCGGTGGGACCTCGCAAAGCGCCGGGGGCAATCGATCAGCGACCTGAAGCAGGCCTCGGTCGCCCAGCGCGTCGACGGGGATCAGGAATCAAATTTCGGGATCTACCAGAAACTCTACGACGAGATGAAGGTGAAGCTCGAGCAGGCCCGGACGGCGCGCGACCTCGGGAAGAACGCCGCCGACCAGTTCATCATCATCGACCCGCCTCAGGTTCCGGTGGAACCGTCCAAGCCCAACCGGACAATGATCGTGGGGGCGGGGATCGGGTTCGGACTCCTGATGGGCCTCCTTTCGGCCGTCGCCGCGGAGTTGCTCGACACCCGGATCAGGGGCCCGAAGGATGTCGAAGAATACGAGAAACCGATCATTGCTTTCATTCCCGAGAGACTGTGAGAATCCATGCGTGAAGAACTGAAAGGCCCCGTCGCGGCCGTACCATCGGCCGCGCCGCAACTTATTCCCGGATCTGCTCCGCGGCCCCTGGACCGGCCGTTACGCTCCATTATTATGCGTGAGGGAGTGGCCGGCGGGATCGACGGTTCCATGATCGGATTCGAGTACTACAATTGCTTCAATTACTCGCTCCTCACCGGCGCCGACAATTCCCTGAATCTGACGCTCGGAATCACGAGCGCTAGCCGCGGGGAGGGAAAAACCGTCGTCGCCTGCAACCTGGCCGTCTCACTCGCGCTGGCGTGCGGAAAGGAGACCGTGCTGGTAGACCTTAACCTCGAGCATCCCCGGCTGCATGACGCGTTCGGGATCCCCTCCGCCCCCGGGCTCTCCGAGGCGTTGCACCACGGGCCGATCCATCTCTCGCGGACCTCCATCGAACACCTCTCCGTTCTCACCGCGGGGGGATTGAACGGTCACGACCGGTCCCCGGAGGCGTCCCGGCGGCGGGCGAGGGGCGGAGGCGCGCGCGCTTCCGGGGGGCATCTGATCGGGCTTGAGAACATTTCGGAGTTCCGGGAAATCATCCTTGCGCTCGAGGAACGGCACAATTTCGTCATCGTCGACATGCCCTCGATCGATTCGAACGGATTCCCCATTCTCTACTCGAATGAGCTCAACGGGCTCCTGGTCGTCGTCGACAGCCGGCGAACCAGGCGCCCCGACATCGAGAAGCTCTTCAGGCTCGTCCACAAACGGCAGGTCCTGGGGTTCGTGTTCAACCGGTTTGAGCACGACGAGTTTTAGGGATGGCAGGAGCTGAAAAAGCCCGCCCGCGCCAACCGACCTTCTTTCTCCTCGGTGTGCGGGTCGATTCGCTTGAGTTCGGGGTTGCCCTGGAGATGCTGGAAGGATTCGCGGCTCACAGGGATTCCCTCCCGCCCCGGACGGTTCTCTTTGCGCGCCCCTGTACGATCGCGGCCGCGAGGAGAGATCCCCAATTAAAAGAATGCATCTCCCGCGCGGATCTGGTGCTCCCGTCAGGGGCGTGTGTGGCGGCTGGCGCAAGAATACTCGGAACCCCGCTTCGGGAGGAATTGAAGAGAGATCAAATCTTGTCCGCGCTTCTCGAGAGCGCGCAGAGATCGGGAAAGACGGTATTCCTGGTGGGCGGGGAGCGGGAGAGGCCCGGAGAACTCCGTGCTCACGTATACATCAGTTACCCCCGGCTCAGAATCGTAGGCTCACTCGATCGCTTCGCCTCCTCCCGCAACGACGATCGCGCCGTAAAAGAAATCAATGGGGCCAACCCCGACATCGTCCTTGTGGCGATGGAGACTCCGGAGGCGGAGGAGTGGATTGCCCGGAACGCTCCGCGGCTGAGGGCGGGGGTTTGCATCGCCGCCGGAGGAGAGATTGAGCTTCTGCGCGGCCACCTGAAGAATAAGCCCGGTTGGATCGGCCGGATGCGAATCGGGAGACTTTTGCGCTTGTTACGGGGTCCGGCCGCCGCGGGGGTTCGCCCGTTTCTTCATGCCGTGCGCTTTCTTGCGCTTGTCGCCGCAAGGGCTCTTGTGCCGCGGCGTCTGCGTCTCATCTACCACAGAACGATGGCGTTGTGGTAATGCCTCGGCTTCCCGTTGGCTGTCATCCTGAGGGAGCGTAGCGACACTTGTCATTCTGAGCTGAACGGAGTGAAGCGAAGAATCTCCGGCCCCGAAAGAATGAGATCCTTCGCTTCGCTCAGGATGACAAATAAAGCTCAGGATGACAATGAAAGAAAGAGGCACCACCGCCTTTGTAGGAGCGTTGACGCGTTTCAGTCAGTTATTTTCATGCCCGGCAATCCTGGGTGTCGGGGGAGGGGCCACCTTCCTGATCGTCGCCCGGATCTTCCCGATCATCCGCTGAATATCCGTGCTCTTTTCGATGTACTCGAGCGCTCCGAATCTCATCGCCGCGCTCGCCGCTTCCGAGGATCCGTACCCGGTTACGAGTATCACCCGCGCATCCCGGTCGAACCTCCTGATTTCCCTGAGCACATCGATCCCGCTCCGGCTCGGCAGCCCCAGGTCGAGGAACACGACCGCGGGCCGGTGGTGCTGGTAGAGAAGGACGCCCTGCGGGGCGTCCGCGGTCGATATCACGGAGTACCCTTCCTTTGAAAGGATCCTCGTCAACAGCTCGAGATCCAATTCATCGTCGTCGATGACAAGTGCCTTGTGCATGGAACCTCCTGATGATGTTCGGTTCAGTGAGTGCTTCGATGGGAGAAATCGTGAAACCGCGGGTCTCCCGCCTCGCGGGCCGTCCGGATCCACCTCTGCGGCGTGCCGCGCAGGATCAGCCTGCCATAGAGCATGAGTTTCCATGCGGCATACCATGGGACGTACAGCAGAGCCCTGTAGAGAGATTTGTCGGCCCGAACGGCGATGAGGCCGAGGAGCGCATGCGACATTCCGAGCGCCAGGATTCCGAACCACATCAGCGCATAGGGGAGGGCAGCCGTCCACCCCGCGGCCGCGAGAAGCAGATGGGTTCCGGCCAGAAGAGAAACAAAAGCGAGCATCGTGACGAGCGGCGGCATCAGCAGGTCGAGAAGGGCGTCGAACAGCCGGAACGATTTTTCCTTCACGATTTCCCGGGCCAGCAGCGGCGCATACCGGCGGATCACGGGCAATCTCCCGGCTTCCCACCGCGCGCGTTGCGATTCGGCGTGCCTCGCCTCGGCCGGCATCGTGGCGATCACCTGCGCCTCGGGAGCGAATGTCACCGGGACGCCGTGCAGCAACAGGACGATGCCGTATTCGAGATCTTCCGCGAGCGAATAGGCCGACCAGGGGACCGCGGCGAGGATCTCCCGGGAAAAACACATCCCGTTGCCCCGCAGGCCGGCGGAGCAGCCGATCGATTTTCTTCCGAGAGGGCGCGCAACATTGTAGAGTGTGAATCCGGCACGGGTGATCTCCGAGCTCCAGATTCCGGGCCGCGGCCGCACGATGTCCGCCGCCTGGACGACCCGCGCGCCGTTCTCAAGGTAGAGGTTGAGCACCCGAAAAAAATCGGCGGAAACCTCGCTGTCGGCGTCGACGACAACGAGGGCGTCGTATTCCTCGCCGGATCCGGCCAGGCGGTCGAAGCACCACCGCAGGGCATGCCCCTTTCCTTTCAGAGCCGTGTCGCGCCGTTCCCAGGCCGCGGCGCCGGCGGAGCGGGCGACATCCGCCGTTCGATCGGTGCAGTTATCAGCCACTACGATCACCCGGAGCCGGCCGGCCGGGTAATCGCCGGACATGACGCTTCGGACTGTCCGTTCGAGGACGGTTTCCTCGTTGTGCGCGGGAATGATGCAGACAAATTTCTTCAGCCCCGGGCCCCGGGCTTGCGGCATTCCCCTGTCAAAGAAGGCGAGCCCGCTCAGGCACACAAGATATCCGAGGAGGAATCCGATCAGGGAGCCGGCCGCCAGTTCGATCACCGCGAGGGCCATACACCTCCTTAACAGATTTGCGAGAGTTTGCCCTCCCTGCCGACCAGAAAATCTCTGATCATCCAGAGAACGATCGAAGGACGATGCCATGCGTCCCTGCCAAGATACGGGAGCGAACCGCATCCGTACGGGACGTAGAGGCGCTTGGGAATTCCCGGGAGGCCGCCCAACCCGTCCGCAATCGAAGGGAGCCCGAAGAGTTGCTCCAGCTCGCAGGGGGTGCCGGATTGCCGGAGCATCGCAAGGGCGTCACGGGCGAGGGATCGGTCATGGGTTGCGATCGAGACGGGCGACTTCCGGCCGGTGAAGATTTGCACCAGCTCGAGGAATCGTTCCCGGCGGCCGTGATCCCGGACGGAGGAATCGGTCCACTGTCCGCGCACGATCCGCACCGGTATTTCCCGTCTCGCCAGCCGCTCGGCGTCGGAGAAGCTTCGCTGCCAGCGGGCCGGGAGGGTGCACCAGACGTTGCTGTGGAGCGCGTGCAACTCTTCCACTGCTTCGAGCGTCCGCCCGGCGCCTTCGGGGTGCTGGGCGTCGAAGCGGAGTTGGAGCCCCGCCGTCCGCGCGAATTCCAGGAGGGGGATCAGGAGCGTGGTCCGGTAGCCCAGCGCCGGGAACTTTATGGCGAGCGCGCTTCCCTTCTGGTCGTGGGCGATTGCCCTTGCCGCGATCAGGTATTCGAAGACGGTGTACTTCGGAGGGTCGGAAGGGTTTTCCCACCGGCTGAGCGTGATCTGCCATCCGCTCCGGGCGGCCTTCCGGCAGGCGCGGAGCGCGTCGCCGAGCTCCGCCCCGGCGATATGGGTCGAGGCGAGCCGGCTCTCTGCGTTCGTTTTGATCCTGTCGATTGCATCCATAGTCACCTCACCCGCCCCTCCTTCCGCGAAGGATCCTTTCCGCGGCGTGCAGCATTCCGTCGTGCCCAAGATTCCACAAGCCCGCAGGCGTGGGCGGATAAATCCGGTACGTATTGTAGGAATGCACGCGATCCGTCCAGATCCCGATCCACGGTTCAAGGTCTCCCAGGAATTCGAAACCCTTCAGACGCCGCTCGAACGAGTGGCGGATCATTTCATGCATGAGCACGATCCCGGGCGAGCAGCGCCGGAACGATTCATTGTAGCCGATTTTCAGGATCCAGCAGGAGCCCGCGTATTCGACGGCAAGTTGCGCTGCGACCGCCTCGCCGTTGATGCGCATGAACGCAAGGCGCAGGATCCCCGACCTCGCGGCCGAGCAAGAGTAAAGGGTAAAGAACCGGCGCAAATCCGAATTGGATCGCATGCTTGTTCCCCGGCGCTCCTTCCAGCCGGTGGC
This is a stretch of genomic DNA from Bacteroidota bacterium. It encodes these proteins:
- a CDS encoding T9SS type A sorting domain-containing protein produces the protein MKRSYALVLLMAGTCEFAGAQILPAPTLLSPSNNAINQPTSPILRWTTVLGTTTYNLQVSLDSLFTAVVYEDSTIPGNSTSVPGLLNATTYYWKVRSLTLILAGEWSSAWRFTTVATAPPPPVLLSPTDGATGVSTSLTCSWATSAGATSYHLQASTTSTFKFPAVDDSGITGTSLPVQGLQNGAAYYWRVNSSNAGGTSAWSSVWSFTTIVAAPAAPVLSLPANGATGQATTLTLSWNSSSGAASYRVQVSSGAAFQSLLLDDSTVTGTSRQVTSLANGTTYYWRVSAKNAGGVSAWSSVRSFTTVVSGPSAFSLSSPSNGATNQSLTGTFVWQSSSVDARYDVYLDQNNPPATVVSSNQAVTSYVYRVPANGTTYYWSVTARNAGGSTAATGAPWSFTTIAGVVTQRITVAQGWNMISSFIQPPSLNLDSMCAAIKANMVLLKNGAGQVYWPAYGINAIGNWNSRDGYQLYMRSADTLPVTGAELLPGASPISLVQGWNMVGYVRSAPLRADSCLASIAADLVLAKNNAGQVYWPSYGINTMGGMNPGQGYQLYMTRASVLTYPDNAPGLPPPGAAGTGNSTDRRGFGLSGSGSEAVVHFSFTSNTGNNATVAVPVAANPNIGGTTLIAGDEIGAFTPAGLCAGAIVWSDTNAALTVWGDNDQTPGIDGLRAGEQIYYRLWRQSSNTEYQNVAVTYATGTGAFQANGIFVLSSLTANQTAKVEDTKGLPAQFSLGQNYPNPFNPSTTIEYGLPLRARVTLEVYDVAGNRVSVLVNESQPAGFHRVAFQGSGLQSGTYIYRLKASTFVSVRKMLVLR
- a CDS encoding polysaccharide biosynthesis/export family protein, with the protein product MQLLHIASLLLAGMLCFGCNSQSSNVQDGLRTYSRSGAGTLPLDTQSVGYAIKRGDSIEVTVWGYPEFGTKTVVREGGIIIVPLVGELAVAGMTKEEFQKLIKQRLSEYVKGDARIIVSVVSLNNQRVTVIGAVTRQDNFPLMSEASVVEVLSSAGGSTPESDLHHVKIIRSGKSEDPIEVDLGAALENGTVDRLPKVRPGDTVFVPKNENVIREFSDFLRDAVLIFGFFTVVH
- a CDS encoding CpsD/CapB family tyrosine-protein kinase, with amino-acid sequence MREELKGPVAAVPSAAPQLIPGSAPRPLDRPLRSIIMREGVAGGIDGSMIGFEYYNCFNYSLLTGADNSLNLTLGITSASRGEGKTVVACNLAVSLALACGKETVLVDLNLEHPRLHDAFGIPSAPGLSEALHHGPIHLSRTSIEHLSVLTAGGLNGHDRSPEASRRRARGGGARASGGHLIGLENISEFREIILALEERHNFVIVDMPSIDSNGFPILYSNELNGLLVVVDSRRTRRPDIEKLFRLVHKRQVLGFVFNRFEHDEF
- a CDS encoding WecB/TagA/CpsF family glycosyltransferase, with product MAGAEKARPRQPTFFLLGVRVDSLEFGVALEMLEGFAAHRDSLPPRTVLFARPCTIAAARRDPQLKECISRADLVLPSGACVAAGARILGTPLREELKRDQILSALLESAQRSGKTVFLVGGERERPGELRAHVYISYPRLRIVGSLDRFASSRNDDRAVKEINGANPDIVLVAMETPEAEEWIARNAPRLRAGVCIAAGGEIELLRGHLKNKPGWIGRMRIGRLLRLLRGPAAAGVRPFLHAVRFLALVAARALVPRRLRLIYHRTMALW
- a CDS encoding response regulator, encoding MHKALVIDDDELDLELLTRILSKEGYSVISTADAPQGVLLYQHHRPAVVFLDLGLPSRSGIDVLREIRRFDRDARVILVTGYGSSEAASAAMRFGALEYIEKSTDIQRMIGKIRATIRKVAPPPTPRIAGHENN
- a CDS encoding glycosyltransferase family 2 protein — encoded protein: MALAVIELAAGSLIGFLLGYLVCLSGLAFFDRGMPQARGPGLKKFVCIIPAHNEETVLERTVRSVMSGDYPAGRLRVIVVADNCTDRTADVARSAGAAAWERRDTALKGKGHALRWCFDRLAGSGEEYDALVVVDADSEVSADFFRVLNLYLENGARVVQAADIVRPRPGIWSSEITRAGFTLYNVARPLGRKSIGCSAGLRGNGMCFSREILAAVPWSAYSLAEDLEYGIVLLLHGVPVTFAPEAQVIATMPAEARHAESQRARWEAGRLPVIRRYAPLLAREIVKEKSFRLFDALLDLLMPPLVTMLAFVSLLAGTHLLLAAAGWTAALPYALMWFGILALGMSHALLGLIAVRADKSLYRALLYVPWYAAWKLMLYGRLILRGTPQRWIRTAREAGDPRFHDFSHRSTH
- a CDS encoding proline dehydrogenase; this translates as MTMDAIDRIKTNAESRLASTHIAGAELGDALRACRKAARSGWQITLSRWENPSDPPKYTVFEYLIAARAIAHDQKGSALAIKFPALGYRTTLLIPLLEFARTAGLQLRFDAQHPEGAGRTLEAVEELHALHSNVWCTLPARWQRSFSDAERLARREIPVRIVRGQWTDSSVRDHGRRERFLELVQIFTGRKSPVSIATHDRSLARDALAMLRQSGTPCELEQLFGLPSIADGLGGLPGIPKRLYVPYGCGSLPYLGRDAWHRPSIVLWMIRDFLVGREGKLSQIC